The following is a genomic window from Bombus fervidus isolate BK054 chromosome 15, iyBomFerv1, whole genome shotgun sequence.
GTAGCAATTCTTGAAGACTAAAACCCCATCTTTTTACTCTTCTTGTTGATATTTCTTTgctatttaaagaaaaatcagaTATATTATCTTAATAATGTAcacataaataaagataatataaattaagaaatacaCATACGCTAATTTTTCTTGCTCCCACATTTCAGGATTATCTGATATCCATGGATTTGTAAATTCAGGTTGTATGAAAAAAGGATCATACTCTACATACTGCTCAAAATATGCAATCAgactaaaataattaaaattaaaaatacttaaaaataagatatgtaatttaaacaaattaatattgcttaaaataaattaattatataacatcatacaggtTTGgcaaaaatttacaataatattcgataatatttaaagatgaTATTTACTTACGCTTCTGAAACTTTCGAGACCTTTATATTCGATCTATCTAGTCTAGATTTTAACATTTCAATCTCTTTATTTAACGATTCTATCGATGATATCGAGAACGATCCTGAATGTGAAGGAATGTCGGTACTAGTCATACCTAAATGTTTGTTTAACTTCGAAATTGGTTTATAAGTACGGCATGCTTTCTTAATGTCCATTTCTGTCGTATTAACACATCCAGGCTGaaacatataataattatataagtttcctattatattaaatatgttatcattattcaaaaagaaataatttttcaaaagatacgaataaaattaaatattattaccatTGGTCTATATACATCCCAGAAAGCTCTTTCCTGACTATCCAGAACCTTTCTTTCCAATTTATCTCGCTTTTTATCGACTTTGCTTTGTGCTTCTGCTTGCATAAAAATGAACTCCCATTTCCTCGAAAACATTTTCTGCAACTTCGCTAAATTTTCAGCCTCATAATCTGCTAATTCTAAACGTGTTTTATTTTGCATCGTTCTTTTGCATAAATAGACAGCTATAATATTaaagttaaatataaattcttttacaaataatttgatACTTCTATAATTAGtacaagaaatatatttgtgtaatcaatgataaattttttaaaaaagtagtTTTCATACCATAATCAGTATTTTCTGGTTCCCAACAATTTGATGGCCAAAAATATGGTGTTTgaaacctgtagaaagtattatcattttttacaGTAAGGCAGTGGTCATCAATAGGGAAGAAATATCCATGAGATGCCATAAGATGTGCCACATGAAGTGCCTCTATCATATTAATACATTTCTAATTAGTTAAAAtcaaataactttttatatgATTTATGAGGGAAAATCAAACAATAAaagaacattttaaaaattaaatcattcaatattacttatacaattaaattgtttgccattttttatgtaattctCCATAAATTCCATATCTCTTATTTTGTAGTAGTTACATTTTTTgaatcaattaataattctaaGACAAGAGCTAAATAAATAACTATTACTTTAAGCTACTATTATACTTTGAAGGCtatgattaattataatataattaatagttGAAAGCAGAAACAAAAACCCTtttattttgtgatttttCCCTAATGTTTATGtacttaatattttaactatACCTTGATCATCTATAGCCATGGCCTTCATCATCCATGATATTAAATCTGTacctaaaataataaagagaattaagtacattaatattatattaaaaaataaagaaagaataataaaatgtcaaataaaattgtaatatattaccAGTAAAAACAGAAGGTGTTTTTGTCATAAAATTCTTTACCGTTTTCACTGGAACACCTGTAACTTCATCTGACATTTTTTCTACAATATCTTCCATCTACAATAcacagataaataaaattaaagataagagcatttaaaaattataaaaaaaatattctctctTACTTTCTGATACACAAGATAATTAGGTGTATCTTCGGCACATGAGGCAGTGATATGATATGTGGGACTACTTGGAGATTTGTCAACTGCTTGGCCATTTTGATTGTTACATTGATCTATTTGATTATCTCTACTTCTATATCGATCAGCTGTTCCTCCAATGTCATTATTTTCACCTGGTTTTCGGCGACATGCCGATTGTTCAGAATTCATAGTTACCATATCCAAGCTAAAACAGTATGTTGGAAAGATTTTTATtgcatttatattattcaaggtataaaataaatgtagaaGGTTCACTAGTGTTTGagcttattatttaaaaaatttagttttattaattaatttagttagttgaaaacagaaatatatttaccTTAAAAAAGTATATTCTCCATGAcatgaataaaagaaaagtgtcttgtttacattatatttatcaagACCTAAGCCAATATCCGATTAATTGACTATTCACTATCACAAAGCCATGCCAATTATACATTTCACTAAGATGAGGCAGAAACAGCtggtaaaaaaatatataaatgaaatatttctttatatttcaatatattttcagtGTATAAATCAATGTCACAATATGTatcattgtattatatatacatttatagcacgaaaaatgtaaatttcaataaatcagaaaaatttaagcattcttaaatttaaattgatattaaaaaacgaaaaaatataataataattacaatatatgAATTTACTAGTTATTATAGTTAACTTCATATTCTAATCAGGCAcaatgaaaatcaaattttcatacattctttaaaaatgatcatcacattaaatttaatttacaaagaaaattttacttCAACAAATGATTAGatagttaataataatattaccgACTCTCAGGGAACGAAAACTAAATCTTAGAATGATCAACAGTGCCAATCATTCATGTTCTTTCTTGATAGGCAATTTCTCTATCAGAAATAATGATTCGACCTTtccatattaaaaaatatgcatcTATAGTATTTCACGATCTATTCGAAAACTTATTTTTATGAGGCAAACTGTATTTGAAGCACAAATCTTCCTCATTACACGATCAATATTCCAAAATCACAAAACTATGAACACATTCTATTCATTCGTAGAATTGCATTTAGACAAgattgtttcattttaaataaattgttcgaattatttcattaataacaataatttacaaataaaccaataataaattgtttttgaTAGGTGAAATAATAGATCGGTGTttttactatacatatatgtacgtgAGATTCCTTTGTACATTCGAACCACGACTGCGCGTACAATTTCATGTTGCTACGACGATGGTGTAGAAAGCATATCATatcatattcatatatatagcAGAAACGGAAATGATGTAAAAATctgtgaaaattaaaaaaattaattttaaatgttaacTAATTCATAATGTTGGTTAACCGTATTCTTTAGTAATAGAATATCTACATATTTACATGATAAATCAATAaagatcattcgttgatttgacaataagaatttttacaaaataacgtctattttaaacatttagcaaaacataaaaatgtaaaatgctTACATAcgcttttaataaaaatatatctaatatgTGCAAGTATTAATATCGATGTGTATTAATTAATGAGATTATTGAACTGCAACATGTTAGTAAACCatctttattctttcatttcttggtgtgataaaattcttaataaattcaattccttctcaatatatataaattgtacatAATTCATTTCACAACGTAAACGTACGCATTTCATGCGCGCGAATCTATGCGAACATAATGTACAGAATCGCGCATGCgtgtacgtacatacatatctgtaaaataattacaataattatatttttaagatcGCTAAATCAACACAGTACTATTCATTAAtcgactttttattttaattttagttatAGAGCTTCGTGATTgaagaaatatatgaatatagcTAACTATAACtgttgaatatttcttttaatttttcgtcATGCTGCGttaaaattcaacaaaatataattaggtATTATCCATTTACTCGTTACTTTGAACTCCATAAAgtcgttattaattataaaataatactttagagttttatgttatgtaatatttcatcAGCTGCTTTTAATGTACGAAAGTAAGTTTCGcgattatgaatatatatgaaacataatttatgAGTTACTGATGATTGGTATTAATAAATTCCCGACACAGGCCAATGgcttaataaaattacattcataTCATGTCAATTTCATTCCTTCTTCCCTAACGAGttgtattctatatatatttatagaaataacatATTAAAGGAAAGCTTTACGAATATACAATGTAACAAGTATACATTCTTCGAATAACAAAGACTCAAATTTCAAGTCTAAGCATTGACTTATGTTTAAGTCAAGAACTTcttatatacgtgtatatatatattctgtacttatatataataaaaatatattatgtcaatattgaaattgttttacaattcataaataaaaatctgatattacatataacaatTTCTGTAATACTTTTCCCTTAATGACGCAAACCGCTTTTCAAAagtaacaa
Proteins encoded in this region:
- the Rsg7 gene encoding regulator of G-protein signaling 7, whose translation is MVTMNSEQSACRRKPGENNDIGGTADRYRSRDNQIDQCNNQNGQAVDKSPSSPTYHITASCAEDTPNYLVYQKMEDIVEKMSDEVTGVPVKTVKNFMTKTPSVFTGTDLISWMMKAMAIDDQEALHVAHLMASHGYFFPIDDHCLTVKNDNTFYRFQTPYFWPSNCWEPENTDYAVYLCKRTMQNKTRLELADYEAENLAKLQKMFSRKWEFIFMQAEAQSKVDKKRDKLERKVLDSQERAFWDVYRPMPGCVNTTEMDIKKACRTYKPISKLNKHLGMTSTDIPSHSGSFSISSIESLNKEIEMLKSRLDRSNIKVSKVSEALIAYFEQYVEYDPFFIQPEFTNPWISDNPEMWEQEKLAKEISTRRVKRWGFSLQELLQDPVGREQFIRFLDKEFSGENLKFWEAVQELKTLPQKEVQNKVNEIWNEYLGPDASCPINVDCQSYELTKKHLQKPDRWCFDITAAHVYHLMKSDSYSRYLRSEMYKDFLSGSKKKTSVKGIRSIVSFSGRRDTTTS